A single window of Aspergillus puulaauensis MK2 DNA, chromosome 5, nearly complete sequence DNA harbors:
- a CDS encoding uncharacterized protein (CAZy:AA7;~COG:S;~EggNog:ENOG410PN1M;~InterPro:IPR016166,IPR012951,IPR036318;~PFAM:PF08031;~SMCOG1138:FAD linked oxidase domain protein;~antiSMASH:Cluster_5.9;~go_function: GO:0016491 - oxidoreductase activity [Evidence IEA];~go_function: GO:0050660 - flavin adenine dinucleotide binding [Evidence IEA];~go_function: GO:0071949 - FAD binding [Evidence IEA];~go_process: GO:0055114 - oxidation-reduction process [Evidence IEA]) — MDVTGGNEGSVGLAGGYGQGGGHGVFGPSYGLMVDNAVEFDVVTADGKFRTINQCNDPDLFWAMRGGGGGAFAILTSYRFQLHPAVKINVYSFKAHFATQGKNTTGTNYPALQKILTQHATHQPVWSHNNISGHAYYWPSKAEIYLVLPSNNVTALKALTTEFSSFLTNQSDIHVSESKYTTYPSYTGFLNLTSSIAARLTPAGIFEAVASRLIPESLFESNNTISDLVDAFLGGVHLSNKLIPDDGTLAQIIMTTPVNVQNGNTTSVNPAWRDALWHTIMTGGWPTKLAREEEAKLQDAWLGTVQELKELTPGGGAYVNEAHYLEPEWEDTFFGGNYEALLGIKRRYDPGRFFDCWKCVGWEGVSDQYSCYE; from the exons ATGGACGTTACCGGTGGAAACGAAGGCTCCGTTGGCCTAGCCGGTGGGTACGGGCAAGGAGGCGGACATGGCGTGTTTGGTCCGTCCTACGGCCTTATGGTGGACAACGCAGTTGAATTCGACGTCGTCACTGCCGATGGGAAATTCCGCACTATAAACCAGTGCAACGACCCCGACCTCTTCTGGGCTATgcgtggcggaggaggtggcgCCTTTGCTATTCTAACGAGTTACCGattccagcttcatcctgcGGTTAAGATAAATGTGTACTCATTCAAAGCGCATTTCGCGACGCAGGGGAAGAACACTACTGGGACGAATTACCCTGCGCTCCAGAAAATTCTCACACAACATGCAACGCACCAGCCTGTGTGGTCTCATAATAACATCTCAGGACACGCCTACTACTGGCCTTCAAAAGCCGAGATATACCTCGTCCTTCCTTCAAACAACGTCACTGCGCTGAAGGCGTTAACTACGGAATTCTCGTCCTTCCTAACAAATCAGTCCGACATCCACGTCTCAGAAAGCAAATACACCACCTATCCCTCCTATACCGGCTTCCTGAATCTCACCAGTAGCATCGCGGCGAGGTTAACACCGGCCGGAATCTTCGAGGCTGTCGCCAGCAGACTCATCCCGGAATCCCTGTTCGAATCAAACAACACTATCTCCGACCTGGTCGATGCCTTCTTAGGTGGAGTCCACCTTAGCAACAAGCTCATCCCTGATGACGGCACCCTGGCGCAGATTATAATGACCACACCCGTGAATGTACAGAACGGGAACACGACGAGCGTTAACCCTGCCTGGCGGGATGCCCTCTGGCACACGATCATGACAGGTGGATGGCCGACGAAACTTGCacgcgaagaagaggcgaAACTACAAGACGCGTGGCTAGGGACTGTGCAGGAATTGAAGGAGTTGACACCTGGGGGTGGAGCTTATGTGAATGAGGCGCATTATCTAGAGCCGGAGTGGGAAGACACGTTCTTTGGTGGGAATTATGAGGCGCTTTTGGGGATCAAGAGGAGGTATGATCCGGGGCGGTTCTTTGATTGTTGGAAGTGTGTGGGCTGGGAGGGGGTGTCTGA TCAATATTCCTGCTACGAGTAG